Genomic DNA from bacterium:
CGACGACGGGCCCGGAGCCGACGCTCCGGGCCCGTTCGCGTTTGCCGACACCCGCTGCCGTCTCCCCGGCTCAGGCCGGCGGCTGCCACAGCTCGACCCGGTTGCCCGCCGGGTCGACGAACCACCCGAAGCGGCCGAACTCGCCGTCCTCCTGCTGCGGCACGACCTCCGCGCCGCCCTGGGCCACCTGGGCCAGGGCGCCGTCCAGATCGTCGACGATCAGGTTGATCATGAAGGCCTGCCCCGACGGTCCGAAGTAGTCGGTGTCCGCCTTGAAGGGGCACCAGACGCTCAGGCCGTCGTCCGCCAGGTCGGCGTGGGACAGGCTGGCCCCGTAGGGGTGCTGCACCGGCAGCCCGAGCCATTCCGCGTACCACGCGCCGAGAGCCTCCGGATCCTCCGCCCGGAAGAACACGCCTCCGA
This window encodes:
- a CDS encoding VOC family protein is translated as MAQVKGIGGVFFRAEDPEALGAWYAEWLGLPVQHPYGASLSHADLADDGLSVWCPFKADTDYFGPSGQAFMINLIVDDLDGALAQVAQGGAEVVPQQEDGEFGRFGWFVDPAGNRVELWQPPA